One window of the Opisthocomus hoazin isolate bOpiHoa1 unplaced genomic scaffold, bOpiHoa1.hap1 HAP1_SCAFFOLD_154, whole genome shotgun sequence genome contains the following:
- the CDC42EP2 gene encoding cdc42 effector protein 2, producing the protein MSTKVPIYLKRGSRKGKKEKLRDILSSDMISPPLGDFRHTIHIGSGGESDMFGDISFLQGKFHLLPRSEGSFDSDKDSPDATPFEFSRTATISGHQQPSSETSSPLLKNAISLPVIGGPQALTLPSAQAPPKPPRLHLDDKASPSRDVVEEKEEDGDGEGRSIAPPLHPCASRFAAPTNGFAEEKGDTKPPFLSHAGSLLSLHVDLGPSILEDVLQVMEKHQAERAGESIPDPGRQEILT; encoded by the coding sequence ATGTCCACCAAGGTGCCGATCTACCTGAAGAGGGGCagcaggaaggggaagaaggagaaGCTCCGTGACATCCTCTCCTCCGACATGATCAGCCCGCCCTTGGGGGACTTCCGGCACACGATCCACATCGGAAGCGGCGGGGAGAGCGACATGTTTGGCGACATCTCCTTCCTTCAGGGCAAGTTTCACCTCCTCCCCAGGAGCGAAGGCAGCTTCGACTCCGACAAGGACAGCCCCGACGCGACGCCGTTCGAGTTCTCCAGGACGGCCACCATCTCCGGACACCAACAGCCATCCTCAGAGACTTCGTCTCCCCTCCTCAAAAATGCCATCTCCTTGCCCGTCATCGGCGGGCCGCAGGCATTGACACTGCCCTCGGCGCAAGCCCCGCCGAAACCGCCGCGCTTGCACCTCGATGACAAAGCCTCGCCGAGCCGGGACGTcgtggaggagaaggaggaggacggTGACGGCGAGGGCAGGAGCATCGCGCCGCCGCTGCATCCCTGCGCCTCGCGTTTCGCCGCCCCGACGAATGGCTTCGCCGAGGAGAAGGGCGACACCAAGCCGCCCTTCCTCTCCCACGCcggctccctcctctccctccacgTGGATTTGGGGCCGTCCATCTTGGAGGACGTCCTGCAAGTGATGGAGAAACACCAAGCAGAGAGAGCGGGCGAATCTATACCGGATCCGGGCAGGCAGGAAATCTTGACGTGA